A region of the Ferviditalea candida genome:
CATGTGGATACCACCGGCGCGATATTGGAACGCAGACCGGAGGAGAATGCCGTGGTTTTCACCATACGGCCGTCCGACCCCGGAATCATGAAGTTTGTGATTCCGCGCGGCTCCATCTGCATCGATGGCATCAGCCTGACCGTGGTCGATGTGCGGAACGGAACGTTCAGCGTTTCGATCATCCCGCATACGCTGTCGGAAACGGTTCTCCAGTACAAGCATAAAGAAGCTGCAGTCAATATCGAATGCGATCTGGTGGGCAAATATATCGATCATCTGCTGCATTACCGCCAAGAGGAAAGTGGCAAGGGCGGCAGGGCACCCATTACTGAAAGCTTCCTTGCCGAACACGGCTTCATCTAATTAAAAAAGGGGATGAGCGCATGTCCGAACAATTCAAACTGGATCCCATTGAAG
Encoded here:
- the ribE gene encoding riboflavin synthase, with protein sequence MFTGIIEEIGRLKSMDKKGQTLVLTIGADKVLEDIAAGDSIAVNGVCLTAVSYDRNSFTVDVMPETYRQTNLRDLSPGSPLNLERAMGANGRFGGHIVQGHVDTTGAILERRPEENAVVFTIRPSDPGIMKFVIPRGSICIDGISLTVVDVRNGTFSVSIIPHTLSETVLQYKHKEAAVNIECDLVGKYIDHLLHYRQEESGKGGRAPITESFLAEHGFI